The Nitrospiria bacterium DNA window GCGAAGGCTGGATTATCTCGACCCCTTCCTGCTGCTCGATCACTTTGCGTCCGCCAACGCCCGTGATTATGAGGCCGGATTCCCCCTCCATCCTCACCGAGGAATCGAAACGGTCACCTACGTGCTGAGGGGGGAAGTGCGGCACCGGGACACCCTCGGAAACTCCGGAAGCATCGGGGCCGGGGACGTTCAGTGGATGACGGCCGGCCGCGGCATCATGCACGAGGAAATGCCGCAGGTGCGTCCCGAAGGAATCGCCGGATTCCAACTCTGGGTGAATCTGCCGGCGAAGCTCAAGATGACCCCGCCGCGCTACCAGGACATCCGTTCCGGCGAGATTCCTGAAATCGAAAAAGAAGGCGGGGCGAGGCTCCGGGTCATTGCGGGCACGGTGGGCGTGGTCCAGGGACCCGTCACCGGTATCGCCGCGGATCCCACTTACATCGATGTCTTCGTTCCCGCTCATGCCTCGTTCCGTCAGCCGATCGCACGGGGACACACGGCATTTACCTACGTTTTTGAAGGCGAGGCCAAATTCGCCGGTGAGGATCAGCAGGATGGAACCCCGATTTCCAACCCGCGACTGGTCGTCCTGGCCGACGGCGATTACGTAAAGGTGATCACGGGCGAGACCCCGGTCCGGTTTCTGTTGGTTTCGGGAAAACCGCTGCACGAGCCCATCGCGCGGTACGGCCCGTTTGTGATGAACACAAAAGAAGAGATCGAGCAAACGCTTCGCGAACTCCGTGAGGGAACGTTCGTCACGACTTGATCGGATAAAGCCAAAAGGAGAATGCCATGTATGCCATTACAGGAGCCACGGGGAATACGGGGCGGCGGATCGCGGAGACCCTCCTATCCAATGGAAAAAAGGTCCGGGTGATCGGGCGGGATGCTGCGCGATTGAAACCGCTCGTTGAGAAAGGCGCCGAACCGCTTACCGGGTCTCTGGAAGACGCCGCGGCAATGACCCGCGCCTTCGCCGGCATGAAGGCGGTCTACGCCATCATCCCGCCGAACCCCGCGGCCAAAGATCTGCGAGCTTACCAAAACCAGGTCGGCGAGGCGCTGGGAGCGGCCATCGCAAACGCGCGCGTTCCGCACGTCGTCAACTTGAGCAGCATCGGCGCGCATCGGTCCGACAAGGTCGGGCCGGTGAACGGACTCTACGATCAGGAGCAGCGTCTGAACAAATTAAACGAGGTCCATGTCGTTCACCTTCGGCCCGGCTATTTCATGGAAAACCTTTTCTGGAACATCGACATGATTAAAACCATGGGGATCAACGGCAGCCCGCTAAAACCGGACCTTCCCGTTACGATGATCGCGACCCAGGATATCGCGGCCGAGGCCGCGAGGCTGCTTCTGGATCTGAAATTCACCGGAAAATCGGTGAAGGAGCTGCTGGGCCAGCGGGACGTCTCGATGGCCGAGGCCACCCGGGCCCTTGGAAAGGCGATCGGCAAACCGGATCTCAAGTACATCCAGTTCCCTTACGAAGAGGCCGAGAAGGCGATGCTCGGGATGGGTCTGTCCGTTAGCGTTGTGAAAAATTACATCGAGATGTACCGCGCCTTCAACGACGGCATCGTCCGATCGACCGAGAACCGCTCGACGGCCAACACGTCGCCGACCTCGATCGAGGAATTTGCAAAACAGTTCGCGGCCGCCTACAAGGGCGCGGCGCATTAAGGAGGACGGTTCGATGACGCGCGCGATTCTGATCGATCAATACGGCGGTCCGGATGTCCTTCAATGGAAGGAGGTTCCGGTGTCCGCCCCCGGTCCCGGCGAAGCGCTCGTGCGACAGACCGCGGTCGGCGTCAATTTCATCGATATTTACCACCGCCGCGGCCTCTATCCGCTTCCCTCATTGCCGGCCGGCATCGGGTCGGAGGCGGCCGGGCGGGTCGAGGCCGTCGGGCCGGGTGTTGTCGAAGTGGCGGAGGGCGACCGCGTGGCGTATGCCGGCGGCCCGATAGGGGCCTACAGCGAGGCCCGGGTGATGCCGGTGCACCGCCTCGTGAAACTGTCCGACGGCGTCTCGGACCGGCAGGCCGCGGCGATGATGCTCAAGGGGATGACGGCCGAGTATCTCCTCCGCCGGGCGTTTACCGTCAAACCCGGCGACACGATCCTCATCCATGCCGCCGCGGGCGGCGTGGGGACGATCGCTTGCCAATGGGCCAAACGACTCGGCGCAAAGGTGATCGGCACGGTCGGAACCCGAAAGAAGGCCGAGATCGCATCGGCCCATGGTTGCGACCACGTGATCGTGACGGAAGAGGAAGACTTCGTCGCGCGGGTGCGCGAGGCCACCCGCGGCGAGGGCGTCCCGGTGGTGTATGATTCCGTCGGGCAGGACACCTTCATGCGCTCGCTGGACTGCCTGGGGCCGCGAGGCCTGCTGGTCAGCTACGGACAGTCATCGGGAATGGTCCCGCCGCTGGACATCACGATCCTGTCGGCGAAGGGGTCCCTGTTTCTCACCCGGCCGACATTGGCGCACTACACCGGGAAGCGCGAAGAATTATTGGCGAGCGCCGCGGCGCTGTTCGACGCAGTGCTCCACGACGGCGTGAAGATCGAGATCGGCCAGACCTACCCGCTCCAGGATGCCGCGAAGGCGCATGCCGATCTCGAAGCGCGCAAAACAACCGGGTCGACCGTTTTGATTCCGTGATGGGCGGATCCGCGGACGGCCGTTCATCACACTCGCTTCGTACCATGAAACAACCCAAGCGCAGACGCTGCTGGAACAGCACCAACCTCCTTCTGCTGGATTATCACGACAACGAGTGGGGCGCTCCCGCGCGGGACGACCGGCTCCTTTTCGAGCACCTGATTTTGGGAGGATTTCAGGCCGGGCTCTCGTGGGGCATGATCCTCAACAAGCGGGAAAACTTCCGCAAGGCCTTTGCGGCTTTCGATCCCCGCCGGGTCGCCGGGTTCAAGGAACGGGAGATCCGAAGGCTCCTCTCGGATCCGGGGATCGTCCGGAACCGCGTGAAAATTCAAGCCGCGATCGGAAACGCCCGGGCCTTTATCCGGGTCCAGATGGAATTTGGGAGTTTCGCCAACTACGCCTGGGATTTCATCGGCGGGAAACCGATCCGCAAAAAACATCCCGGCGGAGACCTCCCCGCACGCACGCCGGAGTCGGATGCCTTCTCGGAGGATTTAAAGACCCGCGGCTTCCGGTTCGTCGGCTCGACGATCGTCTACGCCTTCATGCAGAGCGTGGGACTGGTGAACGACCACCGCGCGGGATGCTGGAGATTGAAAAACAAGGACGGTTGAGTCACGAATGTTGATATTGCATCCTCCCGAAGCCCCCTGCCCCGAAAAGCCCTGATGACCATTCAACCGGCAATCTATAGTCTTAACGGTTTGATCGGGGTGAGAACCGCGGCGGGATCTTTCTTCCAGACCGACGGATCGGCGTCGACATAGAGTTCCACCTCGTTGCCGTCCGGATCGAGCAGATACAGGCTCTGGCTCACGGTATGATCGCTCGCGCCGGTGATCGTCACGCCGGCTTTCTGCAACTCCTTCAACGCCGCACGCAGTTCCTCCATCGAATCACCGATCTTGATCCCGATGTGGTAAAGCCCGACCCGGTGGCCCGTCAAGGGACCCGGCGCCTCGCCGACTTCGATGAACAGAAACTCATGGTGCGTCCGGCCGGAGGTCAGCGCGGCCGCTTGACCGTCGAAAACCCGGCCGACCTCGCGGAATCCCAGCAGGTCGCGGTAGAAGGCCAGCGATCGTTCGAGGTTCTTCACATAGAACACCACATGTCCGAGATAATGCGCTTTCATGGTTTCCAACCTCCGTGGCTCGGTCTTTTCGCTTTGTTACTATAAACGCGCGCGGGCCTTCCGGGCAAGGAAAACCGAAAATGATGTTCCTGCGGACCCCTTCCACGGCGGCTTGCGCCGGTGCCCCGCGGATGAAAATGGTTGAAGCGAGGACATGCGTCAGGTATGATTGTTTTTTGTCGTTTGTCGATCATAATCCGAAACCCTTTGGGAAAAAATGACACCGAGAGACCCCATCATCGAAGCGCGCGCGGTGGAAAAGATTTTCGTTCAACCCGACGGTCACAAGATCCAGATCATCGCACCGACGGATCTGGTCATCTATCCGGATCAAATCGTCGCCTTGCTCGGTCCTTCCGGATCGGGAAAGTCCACCTTGCTTCGCATCCTGACCGGGCTCGTGCCGCCGTCCGCGGGCGAGTTGTTCTGGCACGGCCGTCCGTTCAACGGCCAGATCCCGAATGTGTCCATTGTCTTTCAGAGCTTCGCGCTCTTCCCTTGGCTCACGGTGCTGGATAACGTGGAGGCTCCGCTTCAGGCGCGCGGGGTCCCGGTCGCTGAACGCCACAGGCGCGCGTTGAAGATTCTGGACACCGTCGGCCTGGATGGATTCGAGGCGGCTTACCCGAAGGAGCTCTCCGGCGGCATGAAACAGCGCGTGGGCTTTGCACGGGCTCTGGCCGTGGAACCGGAGCTGCTCTTCATGGACGAACCGTTTTCAGCGCTGGACGTCCTGACGGCCGAAAACCTCCGCGGGGAACTGTTGGAGCTGTGGCTCAGCAAGAAAATGCCGACGCGCGCAATCTTCTTCGTCACGCACAACATTGAGGAGGCGATGTTGCTGGCCGACCGCATTATCGTGCTCGACCGAAATCCCGCGCGGGTCCGAGAAGATTTTGAGGTAAGCCTGGCGCGCCCGCGCAATCGCCAGGCCGAGCGGTTCGTCGAGCTGGTGGACTATGTCTATAAAGTATTGACCCAGCCGAAACTGGAACACACGTTGCCCCTTCCCGGAGCCAAGCCGGTTACGGAGGGCGAGCCGTCCCCCGGCAAGTACCCGATGCTGCCGCACGCCCGGCCGGGCGGCATCGCGGGATTGCTCGAGCTCCTGCTCGATCGCGGAGGACGGGATGATCTCTACCACCTGGCCGAAGAACTGGTCATGGAGGTGGATCAACTGCTGCCGATTATCGAAGCGGCCGCGCTGCTGCATTTTGCCCGCTTGCAGGAGGGCGACGTGCAGGTCACACCCGAAGGCCGCACCTTCGCCGAGGCCGACATCCTCACGCGCAAAGTCCTTTTCCGGAAGGCCGCGCTCCAACACGCCCTCCTCCTTCGTCAGGTCGAACGGGCCCTCAAGGCCCGATCCGACCACACGCTGCCGGATGACTTTTTTCGGGACATCCTCGATGAACACTTCAGCGAAGAAGAAACGCAACTACAGCTTGAAACCGCGATTCACTGGGGACGTTATGCCGAGATCTTCGACTACGACGCGAATCGTAAAAGGCTTTTTTTGACCGAAGCATAGCACCGGATGGAACGGGAACGATTTCGCACTCGACCCCAACGTAACGGCAGCCGATGACCAAGCCGATCTTGGACAGAGCCATCTTCCACGAACGCACGGGACCATTCCTCATCGATGTCCTGATTTTCGGCGGGGTGATGGCGGGCTTCTACGGTCTTCTCATGATCGCCCAGACATGGTTCGGACCGTTCCGGCCCACGGTCGCGATTTCTCGAAATCCTTGGACCCTCCCCGCGTACGCCGGCTATTCGCTGTTGCGCATGCTTCTCGCGTATGGTCTCAGTCTCCTCTTCTCAATCGTGTACGGCTATATCGCCGCATACAACGCGAAGGCCGAACGTTTTATGATCCCGCTGCTGGACATTCTGCAGTCCATCCCCGTGCTGAGCTTCCTGCCCGGCGTGGTCCTGGCCATGGTGGCCCTCTTTCCCAGTCACCAGTTCGGTCTCGAGCTGGGCTCGATTCTGCTCATTTTCACCGGCCAGGTCTGGAACATGACCTTCAGTTTCTATGCCTCACTCAAAGGCATCCCGCAAGAGCTTCGCGAAGCCGCCCGCGTCTATCGTTTCAATGGGTGGCAGTGCTTCACGCAACTTGAATTGCCCTACGCGGCCATCGGGCTCATCTGGAATTCCATGATGTCGGTGGCGGGAGGGTGGTTCTTCCTGATGGCCTGTGAGATGTTTGTGCTGGGGGAGCGCGACTTCCGACTGCCCGGCTTGGGTTCCTATTTGCAAACGGCGGCGAGCGCGGGGGATACCCGCGCCATCGCGTGGGGGCTCGGCGCGATGATCAGCATCATCGTCTTGCTGGATCAACTCCTCTGGCGTCCGGTGATCGCTTGGGCAGAGAAGTTCAAATTGGAACAGGTCGAGAGCGGAAGGGTTCCGCGACCGGCCGTGCTGAGGTTCCTGCGCCGGTCATCCGTGCTGACCTACCTCAAGCGCAGGGCATTCGATCCGGGAAGCGAACGGTTGGGGCTGTATTTTGCGCGACACGCCGACCGACCGGCCACGTCCCTTCCCCTGTCGGCATGGCGGATTTGGAGAGATCGGATTCTCGTTTTCGTGTTGCTGGCCGCGGTGGGCTATGGGATTACGCGTGGGGGTCTGATGCTGACCGGGCTCACCCGCCCCGAGATCGCGGAGATCGTGCGCGGGACGGGGGCGACCCTGCTTCGGGTCATGGCGGCGCTGTTCATCGGGGCGGCCTGGACGATTCCCGCGGGCGTTGCCATCGGTTTCAACCCACGCCTGGCCCGCGTGGCCCAGCCACTGGCACAGATTGCAGCCTCCGTTCCGGCCACGGCGCTCTTTCCGGTGGTGTTACTTGTGCTGATTCATGCGGGTGGCGGATTGGGCATCGGGTCGGTGGTGTTAATGTTGCTGGGCACTCAGTGGTATATCCTTTTCAATGTGATTGCCGGGGCGATGGCCATTCCGAACGACCTCAAAGAAGCGGCGAGCGTTTTTCGGTTGGGAAACGCGGACCGCTGGCGGCGGCTGATTCTGCCGGGTATTTTCCCTCATCTCATCACCGGATTGGTGACCGCCGCCGGAGGCGCGTGGAACGCCAGCATCGTTGCCGAATATTTTCATTTCAAGGGCCAGATCCTCATGACCACGGGCCTGGGCGCCACCATCAGCCAAGCCACGGATAAGGGCAATTTCGATCTTTTACTGGCTGCAACAATCGTCATGTCCATCATGGTTGTAATGATCAACCGCCTGGTGTGGCGAAGGTTCTACCGGCTGGCCGAGACACGATTCAAGCTGGAGACCTGAAAATGCATCCCTCAAAAGCGCCCGTTTTAAAATCGCGGCTCATTCTTGCATGGCCGGATTCGGCTCCTCCACTTCGAATCCCAAGTCCTTGATCATCCGCCAGGCATCCTCCGGTTTTTGGCCCGGAGTCGTAAGGTAGCCGCCGACGAAAAGCGAGTCGCCGATATAAAGCGCCTGGGCCTGGAGCGACCGCAGGCTGTGCTCGCGGCCGCCCGCGATCCGAATCTCGGTCTTCGGATGGACGAACCGGAAGAGCGAAAGGATCTTGAGGCATCGCGCCGGGGCCGGGGGTGTCCGTGCGCCCAACGGCGTGCCCTCGACGGGATGCAGAAAGTTGATCGGGATGGAATCGGGTCCGATTTCACGTAGCGCGAAGGCCAGATCGATCAGGTCGTCGTCCGCCTCTCCCATTCCGGCGATGCCGCCGGAGCAGAGTTCCAGACCGGCTTCGCGAGCGTTCCGGAGCGTGTCGACCCGGTCCCGGTAGGTATGGGTCGTGCAAATTTCTTTGTGGAAGCCTTCGCTCGTGTTCAGGTTGTGATTGACCCGGTCCACGCCGGCTTCTTTCAGGATCCTCGCGTCGTCCGGCGTGAGAAGTCCCAGCGAGCAGCAAAGCGCAAGCGGCGTTTCTTGTTTGATGGTCCGGACGGCCGACGCGATCTCGGCCATTTCCCTGGGGCGCGGCCCGCGGCCGGAGATCACGATGCAGTACCTTAAGGCTTTGGCCGCAACGGCGCGTCGGGCGCCGTCCAAAATCTCCTCTTTCGAGAGGAGCGGATAGTGATCGATATCGGCCTTCGAACTGCGCGATTGGGAACAGTAATGGCAGTCCTCCTCACAGAGACCGCTTTTCGCGTTGATCAGCATATGGAGTTTGACCCGGCGGCCCGAATTCGCGAACCGGACCCGCCAAGCGGCCTGGATAAGGTCCGGCAATTGGTCATCGGACGCTTTCAACACGGTCCGGGCTTCTTCCCGCGTCGGACATTCTCCACGCAGGGCTTTATCCGCTAGGATTTGGAACATCGTTCATCCTCCTCTCGTTTTCAACCTTCTTTGAACATTCGGATCGGGGTCGTGATGGAACGATCACCGGCGCACTACACGGGCTCCGCCTTGCGGATAATACGGGAAGGGGACCATTCGCGCATGATGGGCGAGGCCTCATAACTGTTCCAATGACCGCAGCGGGGACAACGTCCGGACCACTGATGCGCGTGATAATCACAGAGGGGACAGTAATAGGGAACCAGCACGCGCTTTCGGAGACCGAGGGCTTTTTTAAACTCGTCCACCGCGGCATCCACGTTTCCTTTTCGAAGATATAGATTCCCCAGAAGCTTGTGAAGGTCGGGCATCTTCTCGTGGCCGGGATCCAAGGCGGCCAGAACCTCGAACGCCTCGTCCACCATCTCAAGGCGGTAGTAAAGTTTTCCAAGATAAAACCGGAGAATCAGATTGTCCGGCTCCCGGTTGACGGCCTCCTGGTACAGGTTGAGAACCCTCGCCGGTTGGTCCAGCTCCAGGTAAAGATCCTCCAAACGATGAAGCAGGAGAATGCTGGAAGTCATCTCATAGGCTTTTTGCCAAAGCTCGCCGGCATCCTTCAACTTGCCTTCGTCCACCAGAATCTCTCCCAAACCCATATAGCCCGGGATGAAACCGCGGTTCAACTTGATCGCCCCCCGGAAATAGCGCCGGGCACGGTCCCGCTCACCCTTTTCGAGCAGCTGGCGGCCGATCTCATACTTGATTCCTTCAAACCACAATTGCTCGTTCTTCAACTCTTCCGGACGCAGCGACCCCTGAAGGATCTTCTCCTGGACGTCATGGGCTTCCTCCCAACGGGACAGCTTTACGAACAGATCCCGAAGGCGGATAAAAACCGTCAGACCGCTCCCGGCTTGCCGGCGCATCTCCTGAAGCAGTTGCACCGATTCGTCCAACCGTTTGGATTCCTCCAGATCCTTGGCCAGGGCCAGGAGGATTTCCATGTTGTTTTCTTCCAGGTTCCGGGCTTTGCGGTGGAGTCGGATCGCCTCGGTCGCGTTCCCCTGAGCGCGGTACAGATTTCCCAGGCGGAGGAGGGCCGGAACATGATTGGGATTCAACAGGAGGATCTTTTGAAACAGGCCGACCGCATCTTCAAATCGTTTCGAGATTTTCGCGTTGACCGCCAATTGCAGCAACTCATGGATTCGCTCATCCCGCTGCTTGGTCCTCGCCTGCCGCCAGCCGCGGAACAGGTGTTTGATCTCGGCAAAGCCGGCCGCGACGATGGCCAACAACCCGCCGAGGGCCATCGACATCAGGACCAGTGCCACGGTTGGAACATCCAGAAAAAGTTCGGGAGAGAGACGGAGGGTCGTATGACCGGGGTTAAAATAGGCCAGCCACGCCACGCAGGCGGTCAGAATGACAAAGCCCAGACTCAAAACAATTAAACGCATACATCAGCCTTTGTTCGCGCGCAGCCTGCCTCCTTCTTTAGCTGCCTTCAGCTTGCTGACCTGTGGTTCAAGCCCGTTCGGTAGCTCTCGCTTCAAATCCAACCGGGGCGCATCACCCCACAGTCGCTCCAGGGCGTAAAAAGACCGGACATCCTCCTTGAAGATATGGACGAGGATGTCGCTGTAATCCATCAGGATCCAGCGGCCGGTTTCCTCACCCTCCGTACTGTAAAGATGGCAGCCTTGCCGGGACAGTGTATCGTCGATATGGTCTCGAATCGCCCGGACCTGCCGATGCGATTCGGCCGAACAGATGACGAAATACTCCGCGACCGTCGTCAACCCGCCGACCTTGAACACGATCAGATCGGATGCCTTCTTTTCCAAAGCCGCCTGGGCTGCCCGCAGGCTTTTTTCTCGAGAGTTGACCGTCGATGCTCCGATTGATCCTGAACCTTTTTTCAGGATGAGTGGGCGGTGCGTTCATATAAACGATGTTTCATTATATAGGATTCGACGAGGGGTGGCAAGAGGTTTTTGATCCGTTTTCCGCCGCAAAGATGATCCCGAATCTGGGTCGCCGAAACGTCATGGGCCTTCACGCGCATCAGGATCAGCCGCGTGTCGGGTGTCAGGGGAAGTTCGTACCGGCGACGGCGCCCCTGATCCAATTCCCGCAGAGGTTTCGGGTCGGCGTTGCCCGGAATATCCAACCGGGGCAGGTCGGCGAAAAGGAACCCCGGACGGGACACCACGACCAGATGGCATCGCGCCTTAAGCTCGTCCGGCGAGCGCCAGGTGTGAAATTCCATGAAGGCGTCCAGCCCCAGAATCAAGTAGAACTCGGTCCCTTTGGGGTAATTCCGTTCCAGCACCCTGACGGTTTCAATCGTATAGGATTTCCCCCGGCGCCTCACCTCCAGATCGGACACCTCCAGATCGGGATGCGCCCGGACCGAAAGACGGACCATATCAAGGCGGTGTTTGGCCGGAGGAATTTTGCTCCCTGTTTTGTGCGGAGGCCGGCCGGCCGGGATGAGAAGGACGCGGTCCAGACCGATCGCTTTTCGGACGCCCTCCGCGATCGCCAGATGGCCGCGATGAATGGGATTGAATGTTCCGCCGAAGATGCCGACGCGCAACGGCCTTGTCATTCCCTCAATTGCCCTTCGCCCAGGACGATGTACTTGGTGGTGGTGAGTTCTTCAAGGCCCATCGGTCCGCGGGCATGGATCCGGCTGGTCGAGATCCCGATCTCGGCTCCGAGTCCGAACTGGTATCCGTCGTTCAGCCGCGTGGATGCGTTGACGAAGACGGCGCAGGCGTCCACTTCGTTTAGGAACCGCCGGGCCCGGACGTAATCACGCGTGACGATCGCCTCGGAATGTTGGGAGCCGTAGCGGGCGATATGCTCCATCGCTTCGTCCAGGCTTTTCACGATTTTCACCGATAGAATCAGGTCCAGATATTCGGTCGTCCAGTCCTCCTCGTCCGCTTCCTTGATTCCGGAAATGATCGCGCGCGTCTTGGAGCAACCGCGGACCTCGACCCCGGCATCCTGAAGGGCCCGGATCATCCCGGGCAAAAAGGCCGGCGCGACGTCTTCATGCACGAGCAGGGTCTCCATGGCGTTGCAGGTCCCCGGCCGCTGGACCTTGGCATTGAAGCAGATCGCCCGGGCCATCGAAAGATCCGCGCCCTCGTCCACATAGGTATGGCAGAGCCCTTTGTCGTGCTTGATGACCGGAATGCGGGAATGTTCCGTCACGGTCTTCATCAGGGCCTCCCCGCCGCGGGGGATGATCAGGTCAATCAGCGCATCCAGTTTCAGCATCTCCATCACGGCCTGTCGGTCCGGACTGTCCAGAAAGGCCACGCAACCCTCCGGCAGCCCGCTGGCGGCGCCGGCCGTGGATAAAATCTGAACGATCGCCGCGTTGGAATGGACCGCCTCGGAACCGCCGCGAAGCACCACGGCGTTGCCGGCCTTGAGGCAGAGACCCGCGGCGTCGGCCGTGACGTTGGGCCGCGATTCGTACACGATTCCGATCACTCCGATCGGAACGCGGACGCGACCCACCTGCATCCCGTTCGGCCGTCGGACCATTTTAATCACCTCGCCGACCGGATCGGGCAACGTCGCCACATCGTGAAGGCCCGCCGCCATTTCGCCGATCCGCTTCGTGTTCAGCGTCAACCGATCGACCATGGCTCCGGGAAGACCCCGTCGGTCGGCCTCCTGCAAATCCTTCGCGTTGGCTGAAAGAAGCGCCGAGGCTTGGTCCACCAGCGCGTCGGCCATTTTAAGAAGCGCGGTGTTCTTGACGGTCGAGGATACCGCGGCCAACTTCCGAGCCGCCGTCTTCGCCCCTCGTGCCTTCTCGGTTACATAGGAACGGATATCCATGTTTTACCCCTCAGGGGCAGACCGCCGTGTCTGCCCGGAATGAACAGCGGGCGAACCCGCAGGTTCGCCCCTACAATATTACAAGATTGTCCCGATGAATCACTTCATCGTAATCGTTCCGTCCCAGGATCTTGGCGATCTCCGCCGTCTTGGCCCCTTTGATCTTTTCGACATGGTCGGACGAATAGTTAACCAACCCCTTGGCCACTTCCCGCCCTTTCGAATCGATACAGGTCACGGCGTCCCCGGCCTGAAAGCGGCCCTCCACCCGGACGATCCCGGAAGGGAGAAGACTCTTCCCCTTCGCCGTCAAAGCCTCCACCGCGCCGGCGTCGAGGGACAATCGTCCCTTGGTCCGGCTCGTGAAGGCAATCCAATGTTTCCGGCTGTTCCGCCGGCCGCGCGACGGAAGAAACAACGTTCCGACCGGATTCCCTTTCAGGATCTCGGTCAACACACCGGACTTCCTCCCGCTGGCGATCACGGTCGGCACACCGTAGGTCGCCACGTCCCGCGCCGTCTGAACCTTGGAGCGCATGCCGCCGGTTCCCTCCCGCGTCGTGGTATCCCTGGCGAGACGCTCCGTCT harbors:
- the rsfS gene encoding ribosome silencing factor — protein: MLKKGSGSIGASTVNSREKSLRAAQAALEKKASDLIVFKVGGLTTVAEYFVICSAESHRQVRAIRDHIDDTLSRQGCHLYSTEGEETGRWILMDYSDILVHIFKEDVRSFYALERLWGDAPRLDLKRELPNGLEPQVSKLKAAKEGGRLRANKG
- a CDS encoding glutamate-5-semialdehyde dehydrogenase, yielding MDIRSYVTEKARGAKTAARKLAAVSSTVKNTALLKMADALVDQASALLSANAKDLQEADRRGLPGAMVDRLTLNTKRIGEMAAGLHDVATLPDPVGEVIKMVRRPNGMQVGRVRVPIGVIGIVYESRPNVTADAAGLCLKAGNAVVLRGGSEAVHSNAAIVQILSTAGAASGLPEGCVAFLDSPDRQAVMEMLKLDALIDLIIPRGGEALMKTVTEHSRIPVIKHDKGLCHTYVDEGADLSMARAICFNAKVQRPGTCNAMETLLVHEDVAPAFLPGMIRALQDAGVEVRGCSKTRAIISGIKEADEEDWTTEYLDLILSVKIVKSLDEAMEHIARYGSQHSEAIVTRDYVRARRFLNEVDACAVFVNASTRLNDGYQFGLGAEIGISTSRIHARGPMGLEELTTTKYIVLGEGQLRE
- the nadD gene encoding nicotinate-nucleotide adenylyltransferase; the encoded protein is MTRPLRVGIFGGTFNPIHRGHLAIAEGVRKAIGLDRVLLIPAGRPPHKTGSKIPPAKHRLDMVRLSVRAHPDLEVSDLEVRRRGKSYTIETVRVLERNYPKGTEFYLILGLDAFMEFHTWRSPDELKARCHLVVVSRPGFLFADLPRLDIPGNADPKPLRELDQGRRRRYELPLTPDTRLILMRVKAHDVSATQIRDHLCGGKRIKNLLPPLVESYIMKHRLYERTAHSS